The following coding sequences lie in one Oncorhynchus tshawytscha isolate Ot180627B unplaced genomic scaffold, Otsh_v2.0 Un_contig_2107_pilon_pilon, whole genome shotgun sequence genomic window:
- the LOC112215246 gene encoding tetraspanin-10, translating to MRRLQSMRWFSFPWLRRETSQTETSPLIPKTDTDRELSGVLQGTDESSTEEQAPEPGPNDGPGNQGRTREVKPRTSSRPFSLRDCLLKYLLFFSNLLFTVLGLVVLALGLWGLINKESFAQEKIGQISTDPMLVFVVLGLVLSTLCLSGCVGALRENCCLLQVFSATVLVLVAAQVLAAIVAYSFQGQIEGYLRSGMLAAMVRYQDDLDLRFITDEIQIGLQCCGADNYRDWEVNMYYNCSAPGVLSCGVPATCCVDPLENGTVWNSQCGVGSQQLDEFSAQSVIFLGGCLGGMSRWIEQHTGLIGSVGIVLLGVQIITLFITTRLMDNIQCSKATS from the exons ATGAGGAGATTGCAGTCCATGAGATGGTTTAGTTTTCCCTGGTTGAGGAGAGAGACCTCACAGACTGAGACCAGCCCACTCATACCAAAG acagacacagatagagagcTGTCAGGAGTCCTCCAGGGGACTGACGAGAGCAGCACAGAAGAACAGGCTCCAGAACCAGGACCGAATGATGGACCTGGGAACCAGGGTAGAACCAGGGAGGTAAAACCCAGAACCAGTAGCAGGCCCTTCTCCCTGAGAGACTGCCTTCTCAAGTACCTCCTGTTCTTCAGCAACCTCCTCTTCACAGTGCTAGGCCTGGTGGTCCTGGCCCTGGGACTGTGGGGCCTCATCAACAAGGAATCCTTCGCTCAGGAGAAAATAGGACAGATCAGCACCGACCCCATGCTGGTGTTTGTGGTGCTGGGCTTGGTGCTGTCTACCCTCTGCCTGTCAGGCTGTGTGGGGGCTCTGAGAGAGAACTGCTGCCTGCTCCAGGTCTTCTCAGCCACCGTGCTGGTCCTGGTAGCAGCCCAGGTCCTAGCGGCCATTGTGGCCTACAGCTTCCAGGGACAGATAGAGGGATACCTGAGGTCAGGTATGCTGGCTGCCATGGTACGTTACCAGGATGACCTGGACCTGAGGTTCATCACAGATGAAATCCAGATAGGACTGCAGTGCTGCGGGGCCGACAACTACAGAGACTGGGAGGTCAACAT GTACTATAACTGCTCTGCCCCGGGGGTGCTGTCCTGTGGGGTCCCTGCTACCTGCTGTGTGGACCCCCTGGAGAACGGCACGGTGTGGAACTCTCAGTGTGGAGTAGGATCCCAGCAGCTGGATGAGTTCTCTGCTCAGAGCGTCATCTTCCTGGGGGGCTGTCTGGGGGGCATGTCCCGCTGGATAGAGCAGCACACAGGCCTGATAGGATCCGTGGGTATCGTCCTACTGGGGGTTCAGATCATCACTCTGTTCATCACCACACGACTGATGGATAACATCCAGTGCAGTAAAGCTACAAGTTAA